Part of the Salinigranum rubrum genome is shown below.
GACCACAGATGCAACCACAAGACACCGTCGACAGACTCGCACTGGGACTGGCCGGCGCCACGATGCTCGTCGGCGTCGTCGTCCTCGGTATCGTCGAAATTCTCGCGGGACAGCCCTACGGGGCGGCCCCCGTGACGAACGAGGCGGGCGAAGTCGTCGCCACCCCGGCGGTCGACCCCGTGCTCCGGACCGGCCTCGTCGTCGCGGGCCTCGTGGTGCTGTTCCTCTGGGGCCTCTACAGGATGACGCTGGCCGAGGGGACCGACAGAGAGGAGCGGGCGGGCGCGCCCGCGAACACGTGACGTGCGCGCGGAGTCCGTCCTGAACCGGCACTTCTCGCTCGCGTACCCGACGTGAGTCCGAGCGGCCGAACCGTTTTTGGAGTCCGGCCGTGGCATGAACCCATGCAGTCATCCGTCGGTTTTCTCGCAGAACTCGTCGAGGAGACGGTCATCGGTATCCAGCAGAGCCTCATCGATGCGGTCCCGAATCTCATCATGGCGCTGGTCTTCGTCACCGTCGCCTACGTCGGAATCAAGATCGTTCTCCGAGTGGTCCGCGGAACGCTCGACGCGATTTACCCCGACGAACAGGACCTCATCGTGAACCTCGCGACGACCGTCGTCGGGGTGTTCCTCTGGTTCACGGTGGCGCTCACCCTCCTGAACATACTCGGGATGGGCGACATCGCCGCGAGCCTCGGGACGGCCGCCGGCTTCATCGCGCTGGGGGTCTCCTACGCGCTGTCGAGCATGATCGCCGACACCGTCGCCGGCGTCTACCTGCTTCGAGACCCCGATTTCAACCCCGGTGACCGCGTCACGGCCGACGAGACCACCGGCAAAGTGACCGACATCGGTCTGCGCAAGAGCCGGTTCGAACTGGACGGCGGCGAAACCGTCGTGGTCGCCAACAGCGCCGTCGAGAAGAAGTGGACGCTGGAGGACGAGTCGCTCGCGACGGCGACGGCGGACGAGTCGAGCGGCTGAGAGCCACGGAGCCCCGACGACGCGCGGCCGACGCCGAAAGCGTATCGTCGCTCGCGTGGTACGTGAACACATGTCTATCAGACAGGCGACACGGGAAGACGTCGACGCCGTCCGAGCGGTCGCGGAGCGGTCCTGGCGAACCGACTACCGGCCCGCACTGACCCGAGAGACGGTCGAGACGGCCGTCAACGACTGGTACGCGCCCGAACGCATCGAGGCCGAACTCGGGGCGGAGCGGACGCTCGTGCTCGTCGCGGAAGCGGACGAAATCGTCGGGTTCTCCCACGCGACGTGGAGCGACGAGGACGCGACGGGGTACATCCTCCGCATTTACGTGGACCCCGACCACCGGCGCGAGCGGATCGGCCGCGCGTTGCTCGAACGAACGTGTGCCGACCTCGGGGCCGAGGGCGTCGAACGGATCAACGCGATGGTGCTCGCGGCGAACGAACCCGGGGCCGACTTCTACGAGCACTTCGGCTTCGAGTTCGCCGACGAGCGGACGACCACCATCGGCGAGGAGACTTACCCGGAGCGAAGGTACGTGCTCGAATCGGGGTCGGACGGGGGGTTCGTCTGATCCGGTCGAGCGCGTCGACGGGTCGCGGGTCGGTACGACCACAGAAATCGGTGGAGAGCGCGGGAGAGAGCGCTTCGGTCGGTCGAAGACGAACCGGATTCACCGGACGCGAGGAGGCGATATCGGTGGCTGTGGGCAGTGGCGGAACTGTTTTACAGCGCTCTTCCCTAGCGTGAAACACAATGGGCCTGGGCTCGGACATGTACCGGCAGCAGATCCTCGACCACTACAAGAACCCCCGGAACTACGGGGAACTCGAGGACCCGACGTTCACCCACACGGGCGAGAACCCCTCGTGTGGCGACACCATCCGCGTCGACATCCAACTCGAAGACGACGGCGAGACCATCGAGTACGCCTCGTTCAGTGGCGACGGCTGTGCCATCTCGCAGGCGTCGGCGTCGATGCTCACCTCGCGACTGCAGGGGATGACGCTCGACGAACTCGCCGACCTCGACACCGACGACGTCACGGAGATGCTCGGCGTCGACATCAGCCCGATGCGCATCAAGTGCGCCGTCCTCGCGCGACAGGTCGCCCAGGACGGCGCCCGCATCCACACGGGCGAACTCGAAATCGACCGGACGACGACCGAAGACTAGCTTCGCTGCCCGTACAGGTCGAGGTTCCGCGCGCCGAACCGGAGTTCTCCCGTGTCTCGCTGACGCTTCCGTGCAGTGAGCCACGCGTCCACCGTCTCGTCCGAGAGCCTCCCGCGGACCGCGTCGGCGACGGTGTCGACGAGGACGGCGAGAAAGTACGCCTCGTCCGCGGGGTACGACTTGCTCTCATCGCCCGCTCCTTCGCCCGCCCGGTCCGTGGGCTCGACGCACCAGTCCGAGTCGCCGACCGAGACGAGGTCGACGCCGAAGTCGGGGAGGAGCGTTCGGAGCCGTCGACCGGCGCGCGCGCCCAGTCGGTCACCCTCGCCGTCGCCGACCATCGTCGCGTGGTACGCGTCGAGAACGGCGTCGTCGGCCGGGTGCGGGGGCGAGAAGGCGGTGCCGCCGTCGAACGTGATGGGGAAGTAGACGGGACCGCCGGCGGCGACGCCGCTCACGAGTCGCTCGACGTCGGGAGGCGAGAGGAGGTCGACGAACGCCTGCGCGACGAGGACGTCCCACCCCCGGGAAGCGACCGCGAGCGCGTCGCCGGCGACGAGGTAGACGTCGATGCGGGCCGGGCCGGAGAGGCGGATGGCCGCGACGGTGGTGGCCCCGTCGACGTCGGGAACGGGCCCGGGTGCGAGCGAGGGGTCGGCGAGCGACGCGCTGAACCCTTCCTCGCGCGCGGCTTCGAGAACGCGCTCGCGGGCCGTCGCGAGGAGGTCGGGGTCGGTGTCGACGGCGACGTAGGTGCAGTCGGGGAGGTCCTCCCACGAGAGGAACCGTCGGCAGAACGCCGCGGTGCCCGCGCCGGCTTCGAGGATTCGCGGCTCGCGCTGTGTGAGGACGTCGTCGCGAAACCGCGCGAGGACCTCCCGGTTCAGCGCGCGGTCGTCGACCGTCGCCTTCGCGGAGAGGTACCGCTCGAAGTCGCCCTTCACGCTGCCTCCGGCGTGGGCGTGACTGACTCATCCGCCAACCGGGACAGGAACGACCGGACCCGCTCTGCCGTCTCCTCCCACGGCGGGTGTGCGTGGTACCGGTTGAGTGCGGCCCGGCCCATCCGGGCGAGGCGCGTTCTGTCCCCGGCGAGCGCCGACAGCGCCGCGGCGACGGCACCCACGCCCTCGGGCGGGACGAGAAAGCCCGTCTCGCCGTGGGTGACGAGGTCGGTCGCCCCGCCCGAGTGAGTCACCACCGCGGGGAGGCCGAACCCCATGCCTTCGAGCGCGGCGATGCCGAACCCCTCGTGTCGGGAAGGAAGCGCGAGGACGTGGCTCCGGCGGAGTACGTCCGCGAGGTCCGCCGTTTCGAGAGGCCCCGCGAGGGTGACGCGGTCGGCGACGCCGCGACGGCGACACCGGCTTCGAACCCGCGCGGCGTACCGCTCGTCCGGTTGCGGGCCGACGAGCGTGGCCTCCCACGGGTCGTCGAGCGCCGCGAGCGCGTCGACGAGCGCGAGCGGCCGCTTGCGCGGGACGACCGACCCGAGGAAGACGACCCGAAACGGCGTCTCGGTCGATCGGGCGTCGACGTCCTCCCCGGAGACGTCGGGGTCGAACTGGTCCGCCGTGGGGGGCGCAACGAGCGTCGGGAGCGGCGACGGAGAGAGCGTCTCGACCGCGCGTTCGGTCGCCGAACTCGTGCAGACGGCGGCGTCGACGCGGGCGAGAAAGCGGCGTTCGAGCGCGCGGGCGACGGGTGCTTCGGGACCGCCCTCGTCGCACCGGAGGTGGTGGACGAGGGCGACGACGGGCGTGTCGTCTCCGGGCGACCGACCACAGCGCGGGGCGAACGTCGGGTGGGCGAGTTCGTCGACGACGACCACGTCGGCCTGGTTCGAAAACCGTGATAGCGGGGTGGTGGGGGCGTCGGCGACGGCCAGCGGATAGCGCCGCCAGGGGACCGAGTGGACGGTCACGTCGTCCGTCTCTCGGAGCGAGGCGACGAGGCGGCGGTCGTACCGGAACCCGCCGGAGGTGGTGTCGAAGTCGCCGGGGACGACGAAGGCGACCCGCATCTACGAGGAGGGAGCGGCGGCGTAGGCGGCGTTGGCGACGTCGTCCTCCCACATGGTGACGGTGAGGCGGTCGACGCCCCCGGTGGAGACCTCCTCGGAGAGACGCTCGTGGACGACGCGGGCGAACCGCTCGACGCTCGGGTTGTACCCCTCGAACTCCGGGAGGTCGTTGAGCGTCTCGTCCGAGTACCGCGCTTCGATAGCGTCGAGGGCGGCCTCCACCTCGTCGATGTCGACGAGGTAGTCGTACTCGTTCAACTCCTCGCCGGCGAGTTCGACCTCGACGCGGAAGTGGTGCGAGTGGAGGTCGCCCTCGGGCCCGGGATTCGGGACGGTGAGGAAGTGCTGGGCGATGAGCGGGCGGACGACGGTGACGGTGTACATGCGCAGGGCGTTGGGGGAGCGGTTGTAAAGGTGCGTCTCGTGTGGTGTGCGGCCGCATCGTTCGGGACGGGGAGAGTTCGGTGGTGGTCGTGTGGGAGTGGATTCGTCGCCCAAGAGAGGAGTGACGACGCGAACACCGCACGACACGCGCGGAGGAGCCACGTCCTCCCGCACCGTTTCAGCGGTGGCGTGCGGCGAACGAACGGCGCGGAGACACCGAACTGGGGAGGAGCGAGGCAGACACCGCGCGACCATCGTCTTCGTGCGCTCTCCGTCGTCGCGAGCCCCGAACCCGCCGACTGCATCGTGAACGCCGACGCTATCGACTGCTATCGATTCGTTCACCCACACTCGTCCCGACCGGACCATCGCCGACGGCGCCTGCGATGCGGAGCGTCGACGACAGCGAGGATCAGTACTCGAAGAGCACCTGCAGCGCCTCGTCGGGCGACTCGTCGAGCAGTCGGTACGCGTCCGGCGCACTCTCGACGGGAAGCCGGTGCGTCACCAGCCGCGACGGTTCGAGGTCCGCGAGGAGGTCGAGCACGAGACCCATTCTCCGTTCTTTGTCCCACCGGCCCGCGTGCGCCGGGTCGATGCGCGAAACCTGGCTGGCCTGCAGGCGGATGTGGCTGCGGTGGAAGCGACCGCCGAGGCCGAGTTCGGTTGGCTTCGCGCCGTACCACGAGCCGATCACGACGCGGCCGTCGTCGCCGGTGGTATCGAGCGCCGCGTCGAGGGCGGCGGGGTTGCCGGACACCTCGAAGGAGATGTCGGCGCGGCCGTCACCGGTATCGAACGACTCGCCGGCGGCGTCGGGCGCGAGCGAGGCGTCGGCACCCAGCGACAGCGAGCGTTCCCGGCGGGCGGCGTAGTGGTCGAACGTCACGAGCTTCGAGAGCGGATGGCGCGCGAGCAGTGCCGTCGTGAGGAGGCCGACGACGCCCTGTCCGAACACCGCGGCGCGCTCGCCGATGCGGGGGCGGCCGTCCATGACGAGACTCACCGCCGTCTCGACCATCGCGAGGAGGGCGGCGTCCTCGTCGGTGACGCCCGCGGGCAGGCGGACGAGCGTGGACGGGTCGACGCAGAAGTGACTGGCATGGGGATGAAAGGCGAAGACGCGCCGGCCAACCCAGTCGTCGGTGACGTCGGCGCCGGCGGCCGTGACCCGTCCGACGGTGGCGTAGCCGTACGACAGCGGGTAGGTAGCGGTGTGTCCGAGTCCGTCGATGGTCTCGTCGAGCGGGAGGTCCGCCGGGACCTGGTCGCGGTAGACGAGCAGTTCCGTCCCCGGGCTGACCGCAGAGAGCGACGCTTCGACCCGGACCTCGTCGGAGGCGGGCGTCTCGACGGGCGTTCGGACCACTTCGACTCGGCGAGGGGCGACGAAGCGCACCCGTCGCGCCGCGCCGTCGCCGCCACCGCCGACGTCCGCTCCGCTCTCGGCGGTCATCGCGTGCCCCCGGACCACCGCGTCCTCCCGTGCATAGCCGGACCGTAGGAGTCGTCCGGTGTAAAGCTGTCGTGGACGCGGAGCGCTCGGTTCGGAGGTCGTACCGCCGGCTATCCGCTCGTGAAGAGGCCGCGGTGCCGACTCCCGTCACACGGCGACAGCCGACCGGGTCAGACGATGCGCTCGAAGTACGGCGGCAGCCGTTTTCGGACGAGCGTGTACGGGGCCGCGACGGCGACGGCGAGCGCACAGAGGAGTCGGACGGTCCCGAGAAGAACACCAGTCCGGGCAGCGCGCCGACGAGCGTCACCGCCAGGTCGTGCGGGGAGCCGTCGTACGGCACCCAGTACCGGGCGCGGAGCCACCTCCCGCGGGCGTGGAGGTAGACCGCGTCGGGGTTGGTTCGCTCCCAGGGCCGGAGTTCCTCGCCGGCACCGAACGCGTCCATCCCCGCGTGAACCGCACTCGCAACCGTGAACGCCGCGAGTCCGACGGCGACCGGCGTCCGAGTGACAGAAGCGACGACGAGGACGGGGAGGGCGACGGCCCAGCCGAGCAGTGGGAAGTGAAGCGTCTTCCGGTGGGTGCCGACGAGGAGGTCGAGGTCGGGGAGGACACCCCCCGCGAAGCCCGCGAGCGCGGCGACGGGCGCGAGTTCCGGGGCGACGAACAGCACCGGCGTCGTGAGCGCGACGCCGACGACGGCGTGGGAGGTGACCATCATGCGTCAGTCGCGCTGGAGGAGGAGCACGAGGACGACGATGAACCCGATCTGTGCGACCTTGTCGACGATGGCGATGGCGCCGAGTTCGTTGATCCCCTGGACCACCGTCCACGCGAAGATGACGACCTGTCCGGCGGTGAACGGGATACCGACGGCGTAGAACAGGCGTCGTCGATAGTTCAGAAGGATGGCGGCGATGCCGGCGGCGAAACCGACGGTCGCGACGAGGAACGAAATCCCGAACGCCCCCGGGAGGAAGCGGACGCCGAGGACGAGGTGGACGATTCCGGACACCGCCGCGAGAGCGACCCCGATCCAGTGGAGCGTCGTCATCGAGTCCGTGTCGAGAGTAACCATATCACATGTATAACCCACAGAACGGGATAAAAACTCGTGCGCGCCGTCAGCGCTGTCGACCCACCGCACGCGCGAGCGCGAGCAGGTAGCCGAGCCCCGACCGCACCGCCGGTTCGCGCGTCGCCTTCGCCAGGCCGACGGGGCCGACCGGTTCCGCTTCCGCCGCCTCGGCCTCACCCACCGCGCGGACGAGGCGGGTCAGCCCCCGCACGGACTCGGGCCGAGACGCCTCGTCGGCGACTTCGCCGAGACGCGACCCGGTCCGGGCGAGTTCGGCCACCATGTCGTCTTCCAGCGCCGCGGTGAGGAGCGACAGCGCGTCGACGAAGCCGACGAGTTCGTCGAGCGTCCCCGCCCGCTGGAGTTCGACGAGCGTTTCGAGGGAGGCAGCGAGGTCGTCGCCGCGCTCGCCGACGAGCGTGGCGAGTCGAACCGTCTCCTCGGTGGCGAGGCCGTCGCCCGCCTCGGCGAGCGTCGCGGCCGTCCCCGCGAGTTCGGCCACCATGTCGTCCTCCAGCGCGGAGGTGCCGAGCGCGACCACGTCGAGCAGTTCGTTCACCGCGTCGAGTCGGCGGACGAACGCGGCGACGGCCTCGGGGTTCTCGGCGACGACGGCTTCGAGGGAGTCGTACTCCGAGTCGGCGAGCGCGTCGGTGAATGATTCGCTCATCGAATCACCTCACAGAAGCCCCCTGGCGGTGAGCCAGTACGACTCGTTGTACGCTAGTTTCGCCCAGTGGACCGGGCGCGACTCGGGGCGCAACTGGGGTTCGTGCGTGTAGTCGAACGAAACGAACGTCGCCTCGTCCATCCCGGCTTCGAGGAAGCAGACGACCTTGCCGTCGTACGTCGCCGTCGGGACCTGTCCGTGGACGAGGCTCGTGAGTCGGTCGGCGACGACGCTCGCCTGGTAGTGAGCGGCGCTGCCGGCCTTCGGAGCGGGCACGTCGGCGGCATCGCCGAGCGCGAACACGTCGTCGGCGTGCGTGGCTTCGAGCGTGGTCCGGTCGACTGCGACCCAGCCGTCGTCGCCGAGGCCAGCCTCACGGATCATCGGCACGCCGTCGTGCGGCGGGATGGTGACGAGGAGGTCGTACGCGAGTTCCTCGCCCTCAAGCGACTTCAACACCCCCGCCTCGGCGTCGACCGTCTCGACGTTGAAGAACGTCTCGGCGCGGATGTCGCGCGCGTCCATCCGAGGAGCGGCCCACTCGGCGATGGTCGGCTTCCCGTGGACGCGCTGGATGGGGTAGGTGTACGTGATGTCCACCTGGTCGCGGATGCCGCGCTCACGGAGCCAGTCGTCCGCCATGAAGACGAACTCCAGCGGCGCGGCGGGACACATGTGCGGCGTCCCCACGACCGAGAGGACCAGATGTCCCTCGGTGAAGTCGGCGAGCGCGTCACGGAGCGCGATTGCTCCCTCCTCGCTGTAGAAGTCGTGGCCCGCCTCCTGCAGGCCGGGAACCTCGTCGGGGACGATTCGCGCCCCCGTCGCGAGGACGAGGTAGTCGTACGCGAGCGTGTCGCCGCCGTTCAGCGCCAGCCGTTTTTCCTCCGCGTCGATGGCCTCGACGCGCGAGAAGCGGAGCGAGACCCGCGGGTCGACGAGGTCGACCACCGGTCGGACGCCGTCTTCAGGGTCGCGCTTGCCGAAGGCGACGTACAGCCAGATGGGCTTGTAGACGTGCATCTCGCTCTCGTTGACGAGCGTTACCTCGACGTCGCCCGCGTCGATGTCGGGGGCGAGTCGGTCCGCGAGTCGGTTCGCCAGCACCGAGCCTCCAGTGCCAGCGCCGACGATGACGATTCGTTGTGTCATGGTTTCTTCACCCCGTCGTGCGGACGTAGATGCTCCAGTAGTCGTCGTGCTCGACGATTTCGAGGAGTTCGTGGCCCGCCTTGTCGAGCCACTCGGGCACGTCGTCCTTCGAGCCCGTGTCGGAGGTCTGTAGTTCGATGACGGTGCCCGGATCGGCCTTCTTGACCTTCCCGATGAGGTCCATCAGGGGACCGGGGCAGCCGGCACCGCGCGAGTCGACCGTGACGTCCGGAGTTAGTGTGCTCATTGTGATCGCCTCAGATGAACATGACCTGCTTGTCCATCGCGTGGTTCAGGAAGCCAGCGACGCCCAGTTCGTCGTCGAAGACGTCGACGTAGTCATCCAGGGAGCGGCCCATCAGCTCCATCGCCATGGTACAGGCGTAGATGGAGAGGGGGCCCAGCTCCTTGGCGTCGCGGAGCTGGTCGACGAACAGCGGTACCTGGACGTCTTCGCGCGTGAGCATCGCCTGCCCGACGGCGCCCGCCTCGAACGACCGGGTTTCGACGGTTTCGTGCTCGAACGCTCCCAGCGCGTTCATCGTCACGAACATCTCGACCGGGACGTCCGACGCGGCAGCGACGGACGCGATGGTGCTGGCGGCGGTCAACTCCTCTAGGTCCTCGGAGGCGAGGACGACGGCGAATCCGTTCATCGTGGACACCTACACGTAGAGGGACGCTCGACTCGGAGATAATATTGTATAGAGATTCCAAGATTGTGGGAACGAGCGAGTCGGGCACGTCACGGCTGACCGAGCACGCGAGCGTCTCGAACCCCCTACCCGTGGTGCTCGGGACAGGGTTTATACTCCCGTCCGACACTGTGTAGCGAGATGACCGATGGCTGGCAGCGGCTACGACTGCAAGACCACGAGACGCGAGCGGACAAGCCGGGACAGCGCTGGGAGTTGTCGCCACTTCTCGACATCGAGGCGTTCAATCTGAACGTCGCGGTGCTCGAACCCGGCGAGCGCCTCTCGCAGAACCACTTCCACTACCACGACGACCAGGAGGAACTGATCCACGTGTCGGACGGGCGGTGTCGGGTCGAAGTCGCCGACGACCGCTTCGTGGCCGAACCGGGCGACACCGTCCGGTTCGCCGCCGGTCCAGAGGGAGTTCACCTGGTCCACAACCCGTTCGACCGCCCGTGTCGACTCGTCGCCATCGGCTGGCCGCCGGAGGGGCGCCGGCCGGTCACGCAGGTTCGGACGAGCGAAGAACTACTCGCCGAACGGGAGTGACCGACGGAGACGCGTGTCGCTCGGGGAACGGTTCGCTGTGAGTGCCGAAAACAAGAGGCCGTCGGCCGCCGGTCGAGCCCCTACTCGGGCTTGAGGCCGCCGTCTTGGACGCGCATCACGGCCTCGCCGTCGGCGAGGTTCGGAGCGTCGACCAGTCGCACGATACGCTTGTCGCCCTTCGACTTGCGGAGGTACATTCTGAACGTCGAGGTGTGACCGAGGATGTTCCCGCCGATGGGCTGGGTGGGGTCGCCGAAGTACGAGTCGGGGTTGGAGGCGACCTGGTTCGTCACGAGGACGACGCTGTTGTAGAGATTCCCCACGCGCATCAGGTCGTGGAGGTGCTTGTTGAGCTTCTGCTGGCGGTCCGCCAGTTGGCCACGACCCACGTACTCGGCGCGGAAGTGAGCCGTGAGCGAGTCGACACAGAGCAGGCGGACGGGCCACTCGCTGTCCTCGTGTTCGGAGGCGATCTCCTTGGACTTCTGCGCGAGGAGGATCTGGTGGTTGGAGTTGAACGCCTTCGCGACGTGGATCTTGTCGAGGACGCTGTTGACGAGTTCCTCCATCGTCTCCTCGTCGCCGGGCGAGCCCTCGATTTCGCGGTCGTCGAGCGTCGCCTGGATGACGTCGTCGTCGAGGCCGCGGACCATGTCGTCGATGCGCTCGGGGCGGAACGTGTCCTCGGAGTCGATGAAGATACAGCTCCCGCGGAGGCCGCCGACTTCGGTGGGGAGTTGCACGTTGACCGCCATCTGGTGGGTGACCTGTGACTTTCCGGCACCGAACTCGCCGTACACCTCGGTGATGGACTGCGTTTCGAGGCCGCCGCCGAGGAGGTCGTCGACCTCGTCGATGTGCCACGAGAGTTTGCCGATCTGTTTCCGGCGTTCCAACACTGCGGACCCGGTCTCGAAGCCGCCGATGTCGGCCGTCTTCCGGGCGGCGTTGATGATGTCCGACGCGGTGGAGTCGCCGATGTCGGCCGTGTTCGACAGTTCGGCGGGGCTGGCGACCGCGATGGACTGGTAGCTCTCGAAACCGGCTTCTACGAGTTTGTCCGCTGTCGCTGGCCCCACACCGGGGAGGGACTCGAGGTCGTCGTCTGGCATGTATCTCTCCCTTCTGCCCGTTCACACATAAAGCCTCGTTAACAGCGTGGTGAAAGTGAAATCGGACGACGCCAGGGCCGTCGGTCAGAGCGTCGCGTGAGGGTTCAAATCCGATGCCGCGAGCGAGGGAGCGGCGTCAGTACTCCGAACCGGGCGGGGACGGCGTCACTCCCACGGATGCTGCCCGGCGCGGTCGGGCCACAGCGGGTACCAGTAGCCCTCGTCGTCCTCGACCGAGAGTTCGCCGTCGAGGACGGACTGGAGTTTGAATTCGAGTTTCGAGTCGCGCGAACTCGTCCCCGTGGGGACGAACGGGTAGTACGCGCCCCGGCGGAAGGAGTACACCCAGTAGACGTTCTTCGACTCGTCCTCGAAGGCAAAGAGGGCCGCGAGCAGTCGAGAGCCGTAGCCGCGCTCGACGAACTCGTCGGCGGCGAAGTGAACGGAGGTGACGAGGTCCTCGGGGTCCTCGTCGTGAAGAACGAACCAGTGGTAGCCGTAGTCGTCGCTGTGGCGCCAGTGGTCGGTGCCCGTCTCCTCCTTCCCGGCGTCGAGGATGGCCTCGACCTCCTCCACTGTGGAGGCGAAGTCCGTGGAGTCGACGTTCGAAAAGCACAGCGCCGCCTCGCCCGCCGAGGGGACGCCGAGATCGGCCTCCATCGTGAGATACGCCGTCGACATCCCGA
Proteins encoded:
- the pspAB gene encoding PspA-associated protein PspAB produces the protein MGLFDSLKSVLGMSAEADATRAADPEDLFGMSTAYLTMEADLGVPSAGEAALCFSNVDSTDFASTVEEVEAILDAGKEETGTDHWRHSDDYGYHWFVLHDEDPEDLVTSVHFAADEFVERGYGSRLLAALFAFEDESKNVYWVYSFRRGAYYPFVPTGTSSRDSKLEFKLQSVLDGELSVEDDEGYWYPLWPDRAGQHPWE